A window of the Phragmites australis chromosome 20, lpPhrAust1.1, whole genome shotgun sequence genome harbors these coding sequences:
- the LOC133901997 gene encoding auxin-responsive protein SAUR36-like, which translates to MSDDGAKASTGIKQIVRLRELLHKWQTMALGAKQEEHMPPEEVAASAAIPPFVLRRLRRTETVDSVSDDEGCHSPQAPPDVPRGYCPVYVGPEQRRFVIPTGYLGHPVFRLLLEKAEEEFGFRSEGALAIPCETETFKYILQCVERHDKDLAADEGHTTMGLQQEPAMHHAP; encoded by the exons ATGAGCGACGATGGCGCGAAGGCGTCGACGGGCATCAAGCAGATCGTGCGGCTGCGGGAGCTGCTGCACAAGTGGCAGACCATGGCGCTAGGGGCGAAGCAGGAGGAGCACATGCCgccggaggaggtggcggcgtcggcggcgatcCCGCCGTTCGTGCTGCGGCGGCTGCGGAGGACGGAGACGGTGGACTCGGTCTCGGACGACGAGGGCTGCCACAGCCCGCAGGCGCCGCCGGACGTGCCGCGGGGCTACTGCCCCGTGTACGTGGGGCCCGAGCAGCGGCGGTTCGTGATCCCGACCGGCTACCTGGGCCACCCCGTGTTCCGGCTGCTGCTggagaaggcggaggaggagtTCGGTTTCCGGAGCGAGGGCGCGCTCGCCATCCCCTGCGAGACCGAGACCTTCAAGTACATCCTCCAGTGCGTCGAGCGCCACGACAAGGACCTCGCCGCCGACG AAGGGCACACGACCATGGGGCTGCAGCAAGAACCGGCGATGCATCATGCTCCGTAA